The following are from one region of the Salvelinus alpinus chromosome 16, SLU_Salpinus.1, whole genome shotgun sequence genome:
- the LOC139541059 gene encoding semaphorin-4E-like, protein MSPLSALGVFCGLFLPLSLSEYNTHNCIPRKSVLYQDNMKLFREEGICNYSTMLVREDLGLLLLGAREAVYALDINDISIKKSWVYWRVTKEKQMECTYKGKHAEIECRNYIRTLHKVDDGRMYVCGTNAFSPTCDYMTYSEGQLRLEEAQEEGKGKCPFDPFQRYSSIMVGNDLYSATSINFLGSEPVVLRSSSSALRTEFKSSWLNEPNFVYMDLVPESNNNPEGDDDKVYLFFSENAMEYDFYNKLMVSRVARVCKGDMGGQRTLQRKWTSFLKARLDCSLPESSLPSVVQDVFLLKNDDWSKSVFYAVFTPQSSLSDMSAVCAYSVSAIGDVFNKGKFKTPVTVETSHVKWVMYSGEVPTPRPGACINNVARGLGMERSLDLPDKTLQFIRDRPLMDEAVRPLTRGPLLVKKGAMFTRLVVDNVLALDGERYAVMFIGTENGYVQKAVNHAGEMFIIEEIQLYQTPEAIRTLRLSSSTGQLYAGSDFGAVQMPLSDCGRYESCLDCVLCRDPYCGWDLSTGICSAVASSSSDTNMIQSLKDGDISKCPKSETVKPENYTLVPGNNIKLPCHPASNLAQVHWLFLGQQLHADAKYYIYNGGILILNASASDAGQYTCESVEQVKSRPHTRTMAVYQLQHHTNAEDEEAASETTTGSPHSHNTPLPEVPQTLEPPLLPESRSVDSRVVGLQVAVALLSLMLLGLVAWNLYKRSFRNRSSENSGAGQVKRLSVDYIQNRTSVIKLLGPTPSHNANNNHHAVIAFKGNGEHHFSPGGNISTMDGLGYIDNESEI, encoded by the exons atgtctcctctctctgctttgGGTGTATTCTGTGGATTGttccttcctctgtctctcagtgAATACAACACTCACAACTGTATCCCACGGAAGAGTGTCCTTTACCAGG ACAATATGAAGCTGTTCAGAGAGGAAGGGATTTGTAACTACTCCACCATGTTGGTTCGAGAGGATTTGGGCCTGCTGCTGCTCGGGGCTCGAGAGGCTGTCTATGCCCTGGATATCAATGATATCTCCATCAAGAAGTCATGG GTGTACTGGCGGGTCACCAAGGAGAAACAGATGGAGTGCACATACAAAGGGAAACATGCTGAA ATCGAATGCCGTAACTACATCCGGACGCTGCATAAAGTGGATGATGGCAGAATGTATGTGTGCGGGACAAATGCTTTCAGCCCCACCTGTGATTACATG ACGTATTCTGAAGGACAGCTGAGACTAGAGGAAGCGCAGGAGGAGGGAAAAGGGAAATGCCCCTTTGATCCCTTCCAGAGATACTCCTCCATCATGGTCG GAAATGACCTGTACTCTGCTACCTCAATCAACTTCCTGGGCTCTGAGCCTGTTGTTCTCCGCAGCTCTTCCTCTGCTCTCCGCACCGAGTTCAAGAGCTCCTGGCTCAACG AACCCAACTTTGTGTACATGGACCTTGTCCCCGAGAGCAATAACAACCCAGAGGGCGATGATGATAAGGTCTACCTGTTCTTCAGCGAGAACGCCATGGAGTATGACTTCTACAACAAGCTCATGGTGTCACGAGTGGCTCGTGTATGCAAG GGGGATATGGGCGGCCAGCGGACGCTCCAGAGGAAGTGGACGTCTTTCCTGAAGGCTCGTCTGGACTGCTCTCTGCCAGAGTCCAGCCTGCCCTCCGTTGTACAGGATGTCTTCCTACTCAAAAATGATGACTGGAGCAAAAGTGTTTTCTACGCGGTGTTCACTCCCCAGTC GAGCTTGTCCGACATGTCTGCAGTGTGTGCGTACAGTGTGTCAGCTATCGGAGACGTGTTCAATAAGGGGAAGTTTAAGACGCCAGTGACTGTGGAGACATCCCATGTGAAGTGGGTAATGTACAGTGGAGAGGTTCCCACCCCCAGACCAGGAGCC TGCATTAACAATGTAGCGCGGGGCCTTGGGATGGAGCGCTCCCTGGACCTGCCAGACAAGACCCTGCAGTTCATCAGGGACCGACCCCTCATGGACGAGGCCGTGCGCCCTCTGACCAGGGGTCCGCTGCTGGTCAAAAAAGGTGCCATGTTCACACGCCTGGTGGTGGATAACGTGCTAGCTCTGGATGGAGAGAGATACGCGGTCATGTTCATCGGCACAG AGAACGGCTATGTGCAGAAGGCAGTGAACCATGCTGGGGAGATGTTCATCATTGAGGAAATACAGCTGTACCAGACCCCAGAGGCTATCAGGACGCTACGCCTCTCCTCTAGCACG GGTCAGTTGTATGCAGGCTCAGATTTTGGAGCAGTGCAGATGCCTCTGAGTGACTGTGGGCGCTATGAGTCGTGTCTGGACTGTGTCTTGTGCAGAGACCCTTACTGTGGATGGGACCTCTCCACTGGCATCTGCTCTGCTGTGGCCAGTTCATCCTCTGACAC GAACATGATTCAAAGTCTAAAAGATGGTGATATATCAAAATGTCCAAAATCAG agaCTGTGAAGCCAGAGAACTACACCTTAGTCCCTGGGAACAACATCAAGCTGCCGTGCCATCCTGCCTCCAACCTGGCTCAGGTACACTGGCTCTTCTTAGGGCAACAGCTGCACGCTGACGCTAAGTATTACATCTACAACGGAGGAATCCTAATTCTTAATGCCTCTGCCTCCGACGCGGGCCAGTACACCTGTGAGTCTGTAGAGCAGGTGAAAAGCAGACCACACACCAGGACTATGGCAGTCTATCAACTGCAGCACCACACTAACGCAGAGGATGAGGAGGCGGCGAGTGAGACGACGACAGGGTCCCCCCATAGCCACAATACCCCACTACCAGAAGTGCCACAGACTTTGGAGCCCCCTCTCCTTCCTGAGTCACGGAGTGTAGACAGCAGGGTGGTAGGCCTGCAGGTGGCGgtagctctcctctctctgatgcTTCTTGGTCTAGTAGCCTGGAATCTATATAAAAGAAGCTTTAGAAACAGATCTTCAGAGAACTCAGGTGCGGGCCAGGTGAAAAGGCTGTCAGTTGACTACATTCAAAATAGGACTTCAGTGATTAAGTTGCTGGGACCTACACCCAGTCATAACGCAAACAATAACCATCACGCGGTCATAGCTTTCAAAGGGAATGGCGAGCACCACTTTTCTCCGGGAGGCAACATTTCCACTATGGATGGGTTGGGTTACATTGACAACGAGTCAGAGATCTGA
- the LOC139541060 gene encoding uncharacterized protein isoform X1 — translation MTCGDTLRSAPLSHKMGIWRKVTLLLFLIGTLVKPGLSTVILDQPPRTVEVHLGSSLTLNCSFMPQTRVTVNWYFSPTGLSSCSSNTLLNSSTHSADKTVKLDAGGHVSKESRKSWSRFILKDVTYNNSGWYFCQVSVEIPVLQQACSKGTQVNISDNQMKSTTYTPLMTVTLSRPSNRGLLVDWRLWVAVGAVSAILVTLLVVIWILLQRRECKSRENPIYSNMPPPRSAIKQPSLHPGIQMDNQKIPSPLKHTRTPATAHYSEHVRTPTPARAHDSKYSLKF, via the exons ATGACATGTGGGGACACACTAAGAAGCGCACCATTAAGCCATAAAATGGGCATCTGGAGAAAAGTGACCCTCTTGCTGTTTCTTATAG GAACGTTGGTGAAGCCTGGTCTGAGCACTGTGATCCTGGATCAGCCACCAAGGACAGTGGAAGTTCATCTTGGTTCCTCTCTTACCCTGAACTGCAGTTTTATGCCCCAAACTCGTGTCACGGTGAACTGGTATTTCAGCCCAACTGGCCTCTCAAGCTGCAGCTCCAATACACTGCTGAACAGCAGTACCCATTCGGCTGACAAAACTGTGAAGCTGGATGCTGGGGGTCATGTATCTAAAGAATCTAGAAAGAGTTGGTCCAGATTCATTCTTAAAGATGTCACATACAATAACAGTGGATGGTACTTTTGCCAAGTCTCAGTAGAGATTCCCGTCCTTCAACAAGCATGTAGCAAGGGAACTCAAGTTAATATAT CGGACAACCAGATGAAAAGTACCACTTATACTCCATTGATGACAG TAACTCTGTCTCGCCCTTCCAATCGGGGTCTGCTTGTAGACTGGAGGCTGTGGGTAGCAGTGGGAGCAGTGAGTGCCATACTTGTCACACTGCTAGTGGTCATCTGGATCTTACTACAACGAAGGGAATGCAAGAGCAGAG AAAATCCTATCTATTCGAATATGCCTCCACCAAGATCTGCAATAAAACAGCCCTCTCTGCATCCAGGAATACAGATGGACAACCAGAAGATTCCTTCTCCTTTAAAACACACCAGGACCCCAGCCACAGCCCATTACAGCGAACATGTCAGGACCCCAACTCCAGCCAGGGCCCATGACAGCAAATACAGCCTAAAATTCTAA
- the LOC139541061 gene encoding secretory carrier-associated membrane protein 4-like produces the protein MTERVNNFPLLPKFLRIKPCFYQNVEEEIPAPHRQLVRRVYNLWMLYSVTLCVNVVSCIAWWAGGGSAANFGLSLLWLLLFSPCSYTCWFRPLYKAFRADSSFNFMAFFFIFFLQCVLALIQTVGISGWGACGWIATVLFFSHNVGSAVVMLFSALLFTLVTVLMGLVLIRVHRMYRGGGGSFEHAQEEWTTGLWKSAPVREAGFNAINETGPSLPQYPAAVPSYPDNGPW, from the exons ATGACAG AGCGGGTCAACAACTTCCCACTGCTGCCTAAGTTCCTGCGAATCAAGCCCTGCTTTTACCAGAATGTGGAGGAGGAGATCCCAGCCCCGCACCGACAGCTGGTGCGCAGGGTCTACAACCTCTGGATGT TGTATTCAGTCACACTGTGTGTGAACGTGGTGTCATGCATAGCTTGGTGGGCAGGAGGGGGAAGTGCAGCCAATTTTGGACTTTCCCTGCTCTGGCTTCTTCTCTTCAGTCCGTGCAGCTACACATGCTGGTTTAGACCTCTCTACAAGGCCTTTCG GGCTGACAGTTCCTTCAACTTCATGGCCTTTTTCTTCATCTTCTTCCTCCAGTGTGTTCTCGCTCTCATTCAGACTGTGGGCATCTCTGGTTGGGGTGCTTG TGGTTGGATCGCGACAGTGCTGTTTTTCAGCCACAACGTGGGTTCTGCTGTAGTCATGCTATTCTCAGCTCTGCTCTTTACTCTGGTGACTGTGTTGATGGGACTGGTTCTCATCAGG GTTCATAGGATGTACCGTGGCGGAGGGGGCAGCTTTGAGCATGCACAGGAAGAGTGGACCACTGGACTCTGGAAGAGCGCCCCTGTGAGAGAGGCCGGCTTCAATGCTATCAATGAAACTGGCCCAAGCCTACCCCAATACCCTGCTGCTGTGCCAAGCTACCCAGACAATGGCCCCTGGTAA
- the LOC139541060 gene encoding uncharacterized protein isoform X2 encodes MTCGDTLRSAPLSHKMGIWRKVTLLLFLIGTLVKPGLSTVILDQPPRTVEVHLGSSLTLNCSFMPQTRVTVNWYFSPTGLSSCSSNTLLNSSTHSADKTVKLDAGGHVSKESRKSWSRFILKDVTYNNSGWYFCQVSVEIPVLQQACSKGTQVNISDNQMKSTTYTPLMTDWRLWVAVGAVSAILVTLLVVIWILLQRRECKSRENPIYSNMPPPRSAIKQPSLHPGIQMDNQKIPSPLKHTRTPATAHYSEHVRTPTPARAHDSKYSLKF; translated from the exons ATGACATGTGGGGACACACTAAGAAGCGCACCATTAAGCCATAAAATGGGCATCTGGAGAAAAGTGACCCTCTTGCTGTTTCTTATAG GAACGTTGGTGAAGCCTGGTCTGAGCACTGTGATCCTGGATCAGCCACCAAGGACAGTGGAAGTTCATCTTGGTTCCTCTCTTACCCTGAACTGCAGTTTTATGCCCCAAACTCGTGTCACGGTGAACTGGTATTTCAGCCCAACTGGCCTCTCAAGCTGCAGCTCCAATACACTGCTGAACAGCAGTACCCATTCGGCTGACAAAACTGTGAAGCTGGATGCTGGGGGTCATGTATCTAAAGAATCTAGAAAGAGTTGGTCCAGATTCATTCTTAAAGATGTCACATACAATAACAGTGGATGGTACTTTTGCCAAGTCTCAGTAGAGATTCCCGTCCTTCAACAAGCATGTAGCAAGGGAACTCAAGTTAATATAT CGGACAACCAGATGAAAAGTACCACTTATACTCCATTGATGACAG ACTGGAGGCTGTGGGTAGCAGTGGGAGCAGTGAGTGCCATACTTGTCACACTGCTAGTGGTCATCTGGATCTTACTACAACGAAGGGAATGCAAGAGCAGAG AAAATCCTATCTATTCGAATATGCCTCCACCAAGATCTGCAATAAAACAGCCCTCTCTGCATCCAGGAATACAGATGGACAACCAGAAGATTCCTTCTCCTTTAAAACACACCAGGACCCCAGCCACAGCCCATTACAGCGAACATGTCAGGACCCCAACTCCAGCCAGGGCCCATGACAGCAAATACAGCCTAAAATTCTAA